The DNA region ATCATGATAGTGGGTTAGAATCTTTTTTGGCTCAGGACAAATGGGGAATATTTCTTTCCCTTGACACGTATATATGGAGTTTGTTATTATTCAATATGTGTACATAATTTATAACGATCAAATGTACTTAATAAGCATTTCCAGCTCTTCTACCATTAATCCTGTTTGTGTATCTACAATTGAATACTCTTCTAGTCTTTTGAGACACTAAATATTTTGTGccagttttgaactcaaggccttaagaCTACCACATGAAATGCGATCCTaagtctttcctttttcctttacttttcagataggttGTGTATTTCCTAAGCTGTCCTTGGACCATGATGTGTCTACCTTAATACAAGCATTGCCCAGCATGACCAACTTGcttgttgagatgggggtggATGTTGCTATTTTTGTGTGATTTGTCCAATTTTGACTTTAACAGTTATAGTCTACCAAACAACTGAGATTTTATGTGTGAGCTGTTGTGTTgtaatacttaaatatttttcttttctttttttttacagataatATAGGTGAGATTGGTTTCTTAATTTCTTATTCATCAAATACATTATTGGTCTGTATGGTTTTATTCATGTGGGTTTTTTCTGTACTAGGAAATTATAGGGAATCACACATAGCAGTAGGCAAGCATTGTGATATTTAAGTCAGACATCattcattttgtttgtattttattattttatttgcgtAAGTATTTTTGTGATCCTAGGAATTGAACAAagggcttgctaggcaagaattctctaaattgagtcatgtctccagcacTGCTATTTGCTGTCTAGTTTGGAATGGATTccagtaattttttttgaaaatgtcaACAAAGTGGATAGTTTTAAAGTAAAAGCATGCAGTCTTGCAGaccagaaataaaatattagaaatgtgAATCTAAAAGATATTGGATTGATTACATGATTTTTACAAATTAAAGTTTCATGATTTCAGTAGTAAGTTGTTTCACATActtacagaagaaaaatgagaatatcATGCTATAACAGTCCAGAAAAATGGACaagggaaatatttaaaaataggtaCTCTGAGAGTAAAGTAACATTGATATTGATGTGTTGTGAAGATCGCAATGGAAAATCAATTAAATGGTACTATATATTATGAATAGAATTGGAAACAGCAGGAAGAAAATATTGGTGGACTATTTGTAGTAATAAATGGGGTAATCGTGACTTGCGCCTTTTATTCCAGATTTGTAAGAGTTGTTTTCATAATTCCTATCAttagcaaagagaaagagaaaaaaaaaacccagagatcATGCATGGTGGCTTACGTTCATAATTGtgggtattcaggaggctgggatgttaggatcctggtttgaagccagttgtgACAGGAAAGAGTGTGAGAGTGTTAAGTGAACTTAATGACATAGAGTCACCCAGACTCCCATCAAAAGTTATTTAAATGGAGctgaagtcagaagtggaggtgtggctcaagtggtagagtgtcagcctggaGCAATGTATCTGTCATTGTGCTTAGGATGGTGAAGTGTGAGGATGTGCGTTCCGAGCCAGCGTGCGgaggaaagttagtgagagtgTCACGTGCAAGTGCACAGCAAGATGTTGCGCAGGGTGTGTCACGCGGCACGCCTTACGCAGAAGCGCTCAAGCTCCAAGGTCAACTTCCAAGACGGGCCTTCCAAAAGAAGTCAAGAAAATGAAGTTTCCGAACGCAATGTACTTCAGAGCAGTTTCCTGCAGGTTGGGGAAGAAACACTACGCGATCGCATGATCAATTTGCCGGTGGCCGGCAGAAGATGATGGGTGCCACACCTCAATGCTGCCGGCGCGCCGCAACACCCTGAAGAACAATTGTCCTAGCTTTACTAGAAAAGCCAGCACACGAGAGACCGCGTACCGGAAGTGGGCGGGGCTCTGCGCTGCCTCCTCCCCGTTGGCCCCGCCTCTGCGTTTCCGCCCTGAAGACTGTCGCCCGCTTGGTGTGCCGCCGCGCGACTGGTCTGGGCACCGCGAAGCGCTGAGGTAAGAAATGATGGCGGAGAGAGGGAGGGCAAccggagagacagaaagaagctcCCCAATGAAGAGAGCGCTGCCTCTGACTTTACCTCAGTTCCATATTGGGGCGTTGAGTGATctgaccccacccccccccacccccaaccccacttGGTTGAAGCAGCTAAAAGGCGGGAAATCGCCCGGCGCTCCGAGCGCGTGAGGAGAACTGACACTTGTTCTTGGAGTGGTTGTGAGGTTCTTGGAGGGTTGTGGGGAGAGTGGGCGCCCCACATAACTGACCCCTACGGGTTTTCGTAAGCCTAGAAGCACAGTAGGCCTCGAGTGGCGCTCCAGGAGCgccgccacccctcccccactcggGTCAACTTGTAGCAAATAGGGAACTCAGAACTGCGCTGACGAGGCCTAGGAAGCTGGGAAGGGTTGAAGTACTCCCTAGAAGCCCTCCAAGCCCTCCAAGGGACTCAATTCCTATCCTTCCCACAGTCCCGCGGCCTTCGGGTgccgcgccccgccgcgcgcgcccccccccccccccccccccccccccgcgcgcgtTCCACCGCCACCTTTCGCTACTTTTCCACCACGGAACCGTGGATATCAGAGAATTACCCAGCTTTCCTAAGAGTCAAAGTGACACCTCAGGGAGAACAGAGGAACCCCCACATATATAGGGgtaccccaaataattcatcaggGCCCTTGTCATCTCTGGGTATACTTGCATCCAGTAAAATAAGGGCCTCTATCCTTTTGCTGTCTGCTGCTTTTTGCTTCACAAGCTTATAGCCTCAGGGGGAACCTCTTTCTATTGACCAAGAGAATACTAGTTAATGTTTGACATCCTTAGGTCTGTGGAAGGAACTCCCACTTCATCTTTTGTCTTCCAAGTCTCTAGGTGGTGAACACTTTCAAGTGCCAGAAGCCATCAGGAGAACCTCGGCAGAGGAGGGACCTCAGATTCCTCAGGACTCAAGGTGAAGGACAAATATATAGCCCTTACTCATTGAGTAAACACACATCACCCTCAGAATGATTTCTCTGTCAACTGTGGGAAAAACCTTATCCCTGTGGGAAAACATAGGCACTGCAGATTGATTGGCCTCACCTTCATTACTCTTTTCATATCTCAAAAAAGGACTTTGGCTTAAAAAAGTTGTCACCAGATCATCAGACACAGAGATCTAGACCTGATCATATACTAGTCATTCCATCCACATGGCCCATGATAAAGCTGATCACCCATATCACCACATATAACGACccctcatttctatttcttgcacctcacagctctccttctgaaATTTTGCCTCAAGCCAGCATACAAATAGTAATCATCCCCTTCCAGGGGAAATTTAGGGGCTCACTGTAATCACACAGAAGTATCTACCCCAGAATAGaaggaaactgaaagtggaatCCACTCAGGGCAGATGGGCCAGTGTTTGCTGGCAGTGTATAGCTCCTTGGAAAGCTACTTCAGTGGCTTTGATCTCCAGGAGCCAGGATGTGAAGGTCTTGATCTCAGACAATTTTCTTAGATCATACAAGAGTCCTGGACGTGTTTGAAGAACCCCACCTTTCTTAATACACTGGGAATCCTACCTTGACCTGTATTTCCTTGGAAATGTGCACAAATACAGGAAGAAGTAAATTCTTGTCTCCCTTTATTGTTTTCATCCTTACTACACAGGAAATAATGTCTGAATCAACTTGGATTCATTTGGCTTTGAAAGTATACCCAAATGTGGAGGAAGTTACCCTTGGGTTAATTACATGTGTTAATATATTAAAGAAAGCTTTTAACTGCCTCTTGTGTTTAATTCTTCAAATGACTTACTGGCACCCCCAGAACCACCTACACCCTGAAGACCTGATAACTCACATCCGTTTTTAGATTCTCAGGGGACAGACCAACCAGTAAGACAAGAACCTGGGTAGCCTTAGAGCCCCATCCAAAAGGATATTTATGTTTCTGTGAGATGTATAAAACAGATGGTTCTCAACTGAAGACACTCACATGCTCCTTCTGTTCCTCAGGCCTCTGAGTCTCCAACAGGAAGTTTCTGTGCCCTATCCTGTCCAGTCATGATGCCTTATAAGCCGAACAACCAGCATTGCAAGCCTGAAGAGGCAGCAGATACAGAAGATGGACAGGTCCCAAGGgctgagcaggaggaggaagccaCTGCCACCACCTCTTCTTCTGCCTCCTCTACTGCTCTAATCCAGGGGACCTCAAGGAAGGTACCTGTTGCAGTGGAGGAAAATGTTCCTCTTGATCCTCAGGGAGCACCTACTCCTCCTGTGGGCTTGGCTCTCAATTCTCAGAGTCAATTAAATCAGGGCTCTGGCCAACAGGAGCAAAATCAGCGCTCCCGCCAAGTGGAGCAAAATCAGAGTTCCCCTCAAAGGGAACAAAATCAGGGATCCCGCCATAGGGAGGTAGAACCCCTTCTCAATCCAAGAGCACATGTGTCCATGTTGCGGCGTGCACAGTCCTTGGTGCCCTTCTTGATCCTTAAGTATAGAATGAGAGAATCAACAACCAAGGCTGAAATGTTAAATACGGTTGTAATTCACCACGACCACTTTTTTGAGGTCTTTTCTAGGGCTAGTGAGTATATGCAGTTGGTCTTTGGCATTGAGGTGATTGAAGTTGACCCCTCTGACCACTGCTATTTCCTTATTCCTGCAGCAGGGTTAACATATGATGGGATGTTGGATGATGTTGTAGGCATGCCCAAGACAGGCCTCCTGATAATCATCCTGGGTATCATTTTCATGGAAAACGACTGTGCCTCTGAACAGTCAGTCTGGGATACCTTGAGTGTGATGGGAGTGTATCCTCAAGTAGAGCATTATATCTATGGAGATCCTCAGAAGCTGATCACTGAAAATTTTGTGCAGGAGCAATACCTGGAGTACCGGATGGTACCCAACAGTGATCCTGCTCGCTATCAGTTTCTGTGGGGCCCAAGAGCCCATGCTGAAACCACTAAGATGAGAATCCTAAAACATTGGGTGAAGTTCAGTGGGAGTGATATCAGTTCCTATCCAAACCTTCGTGAACAGGCTATGAGACAGGAACGGAATGCCCAAGCTTGAAGCATATCAGGTCCAGGAATGGGAGGTTTGGGGGAGTGTAGTTTAACAATGCATGACCTGTTCTCTTTGAAAGGTCTTCATTAGCCTTAATTGCCTTTGAAATTTTTGTAAATGTTCTTCAGTTAAGTGTTTATTTTCAGAATACAAGTTTATATGTCATAATAGTCTTATATTTGttcttgtaaatatattttagcaCTTGTTTTTGTTAATATGTTTAGGAGCAAGTCTTATTAATTGTTAACGGATATGTGAAATGTGTACAGAAACAGGAAGTAAATTCTTGCCTTGTTGTCATCCTTTTACAGTAAATATGTCTGTATCAATTTGGATTCACTTGCCTTTAAAATCTGGATTGTATAAGAAATTACCTTTGGGCTAATTATGTAATGTTAACACATTAAAGACGCCTTTTAGCTCACTATTGTGTTTAATTCTTCAAAATGATTTGCGTATCTTACTTAACCAGGTTAGATAGTTATGAAGATTTCAGTTTTGTTTGCATGAGATAAGTAGTCATTTCAGCATTTTCTCACAATGTATGCATTATTGAAATCTCAGGTAAGATTTCTAAAGTGCTATAATTTAGTAATCAGATTGTATAGGACTctcaccacacacatatacacccttCCCAAGCCCCTGACTGGTAGCTTTCACTTACTTGTGAAACTGGGACGCGTGGCTAGAGAAAGGTGTTTCTTAATAGCTTTAGTTAGTGAAGTTTCTCCTTTTGTAAATTGGCATGGTGTTGCATCTAGGAGCTGTGAATAATTCACCACAGGATTCCCCACACTAAAGTAGTTTATTAATTAGTATGGTGCCTCTTAGTATTCCAAAGTTGTTGATGTACTGTTATCTAGTAGACTAAAGAGTAATGCTTCCCCTTTGGaaacaaattctctctctctctctctatatatatatatgtgtgtgtgtgtgtatgtatgtatgtatgtatatatgtatctatccatgtttatttaaaattgtcCCCTGTCTACTAATCTAATCAGCCTATGGATTAATGTCAGCAAAAGGTCAAATTCTGTCATAGAAAAAACTGGAGGCATTACACATTGTTATTTCTGAAGTCCTCTTCTCTAActaatttctcttcattttagtTCTTTCAGTAAGTGTCCCTCTAAAGTGCTTTCAGTTTCTAAGCAAACACATATTTATTGTGGAGTGTATTTTGTGTGCAAATCAATGCCTTACAAAGCTTAGAAGAAATGTAGCTAAATTTAATATCTCTTGGGAAGAGAGCAGAGTGGGGAACTtgagaatatatttatatttgcgaTTTCAATTTACCTTTGCTCTTGGAACTTAGCTGTTTAATGCCTTTTATTTATAAAGGATCTCAGGAACTACATAGTAAATGAGTTTAATGCGTGGCTGAACTTGTCAAACTAAAGAGAAAACATTTCAGAGAATCTTAACTAACATTGTTGAATGCATGAAATCCAACAATCTCACTTTATTATTTAGGAAATATAAATGTCTACTATGAGAGAGTTTGTCAATAGTATACTGAGAAGTAGTGTCTGAAATTAATGACGTTTCTCCCTTTTGGAAAATTGAGATTGTCTGAAGATCTTAGGTTGATTTTCTATGGGCTACTTAAGGACCATATTGATGGTATCAAATGCTGCTACAAAACTGACTGGTTCAGGCACTTTTAAGCACCCACACAAATTAAAAGACTTCTTTACCATAGCCCCATTAAAAGCATCACCTCTGTTTTACAAACCAACTAATAGAGGTTATATGATTTGATCCTATTGATAGAGATGGAATTAAATTCAGGGTTTTTGCAATTTAGGTATTCTATTTCCACAATCCAGGATCAAGGGCTAGAGAAAGCCTTGTAGATCTGGAAGAAAACGTGCTCACACAATctgcagagaaaaaagaaaaggctgctaTGAGAAAGAAGTagagaataaatattttagagTAAAAATAGTgctagaaggggctggggatatagcctagtggcaagagtgcctgcctcggatacacgaggccctaggttcgattccccagcaccacatatacagaaaacggccagaagcggcgctgtggctcaagtggcagagtgctagccttgagtgggaagaagccagggacagtgctcaggccctgagttcaaggcccaggactggccaaaaaaaaaaaaaaagtgctagaaGAGGATAGGGAAAGGGTTTAGGAGAAGGGAACTCAAAGAAAcattaaaatcaattttttttttgttctatgaGTTCcaacattttattctacaatgttTGCTGTGAGATTCCCTATGAATTAAATACAGTTTCACTTGATTTATTTTACACCTGAAAAATCCTTGAGCTGGGTAGGAACTGAAATTTGCCATTTGGTACTGAGGATAATGTTTTAGACTGTTCTTTCACTATAATGAAATACTTGAGTTAGTGTATGAATTCTGGGAAAGACAAACCACCTCTGAACTATGGATAGCTTTCCATCCCAGACCCTAAGGCCTTCTAAAGATAACACTACAGTATATTAACAAGCTTGGAATTATAAGAGGTACCATAGTAATAAAACTTGTGTGGTAACTCCTGTGGTTAAATATT from Perognathus longimembris pacificus isolate PPM17 chromosome 28, ASM2315922v1, whole genome shotgun sequence includes:
- the LOC125344108 gene encoding melanoma-associated antigen 12-like, giving the protein MPYKPNNQHCKPEEAADTEDGQVPRAEQEEEATATTSSSASSTALIQGTSRKVPVAVEENVPLDPQGAPTPPVGLALNSQSQLNQGSGQQEQNQRSRQVEQNQSSPQREQNQGSRHREVEPLLNPRAHVSMLRRAQSLVPFLILKYRMRESTTKAEMLNTVVIHHDHFFEVFSRASEYMQLVFGIEVIEVDPSDHCYFLIPAAGLTYDGMLDDVVGMPKTGLLIIILGIIFMENDCASEQSVWDTLSVMGVYPQVEHYIYGDPQKLITENFVQEQYLEYRMVPNSDPARYQFLWGPRAHAETTKMRILKHWVKFSGSDISSYPNLREQAMRQERNAQA